CTCCTGGTTGCACACCCAGCAAGACGGCAGCGTCCGCGGCAGGGCGCACTCCTTGCACTTGCATTTCCCGCAGGCTTCGCACAGCAGAAAGTGCTTGTCCAGCTCCTGCGACGCGGGTCCCTTCAGGTCCAGGGGCTTGCAGTTGATCACCTTGGGCTGAATCCGAACCGCGCGCGGGGAGGACTGCTCCACCACGGGAGCCGGGGCCATGTGGTCCAGGAGCCTCTGATCTGAAgacgtgctgctgctgctgctgatggagCTGGGGCGCCCGCTGAAGGAAATCCAGGGGTGGGTGACGTCCTGCGGGCACCGCTGCGGGGGCTGGCTGCCCGGGCCCGgctcggggccgccgcggggcggccgcggggcgcccgcctGGGGGGCCGTGGGGTTGTCGGTGTAGTCGTTCTCCAGGTGCGTCGCCTTCATCTGGTCGATCGGCAGGACGGTGAGCGGGTGCTGCAGCCTCCCGTAGGGGATGCGGCTGTCCAGGAAGGGCTGGACCATCACAGCGTTGGGGACCACGGTGATGTTGTGGGGGACCCGGGGCTCCATTGAGAGCAGGCCCAGTCGCCGGCAGAAAAAAACGCTTTTAGGTATCCTGGGGGAagcagaggagacagaagggggtggggggagaaagagCGTGTCGTTACCACGTTAAT
The Rhea pennata isolate bPtePen1 chromosome 14, bPtePen1.pri, whole genome shotgun sequence genome window above contains:
- the SPRY4 gene encoding protein sprouty homolog 4 is translated as MEPRVPHNITVVPNAVMVQPFLDSRIPYGRLQHPLTVLPIDQMKATHLENDYTDNPTAPQAGAPRPPRGGPEPGPGSQPPQRCPQDVTHPWISFSGRPSSISSSSSTSSDQRLLDHMAPAPVVEQSSPRAVRIQPKVINCKPLDLKGPASQELDKHFLLCEACGKCKCKECALPRTLPSCWVCNQECLCSAQNLVNYSTCMCLVKGVFYHCTNEDDEGTCADHPCSCSHANCCARWSFMSALSLVLPCLLCYLPATGCVKLSQRCYDQVSRPGCRCRNTNSVICKALPEGKASRPEKPF